The Catenulispora sp. GP43 nucleotide sequence ATGGCCCGGGGCTGCACCATGATGCGGAGCAGGGCGAAGAAGCCGATGGCGACGGCTCCGGCGATCACCACGAGCACGCCGCGCTGCCACCACGACAAGCCCTTCGCCACGATGCTCGCCGCGCTTCCGCCCAGCACGGCGATGATCGCGGTGAACACGCCGAGGATCTCCACGACCCGGACCAGGCTGTCGTTCATGGTCCGCCGCACCTCGGCGACCTGGTCGGCCACGAGGCGCTCCAGATCCGCGGTCGCGGCCCGGACCTGCTCGTCGGCCGCGAGGCGGGCGGCCTCGGCCTGCTCCCGGATGGCCTGTTCGGCCAGGATCAGGTCGCGTTCCTGGACGATCCGCACGCGGTCGCGCACCTGGAGCGGGGATATGCGCTGCAGGCATTCGTCGACGGCCCGCAGCGCCTCGTCGTAGCGGCCGAGCTTCCGCAGCGCGAACGCCTTGCGGTACAGCGGATCGGGGCTGGCGGACTCGGCCATCACCGGGCGGTCGAGCAGGCGGAGCATCTGCTCGCCCTGGTCCGGCACACCGCGGCTCAGGCGCAGTCCCTCGACCAGACTCAGGGTGACGCGGTAGTCGTCCTCGGCGACCTCGAGCAGCGCGTTCATCTCGGCCAGCGCGTCCGGGTGGTTCTCGGCCAGCAGCGCGAACACGTGGTAGGCGCGCGAGTAGGGGTCCAGCTCGCCGATGTCCGGGCCGAGCGAGACCAGGCACTGCTCCATGTCCTCCCAGCGGTAGGCCAGACGCAGGGCGGCGAGGTGCAGGTGCAGGAGTGCGCGGCCGACAACGGACCTCGGGTCGCTGCCCTTGATCGCCGCCAGCGAGATGGTGTCGGGCTTGTCCGTCAGGTAGGCCTGGAACCCGACCTCGGCACAGACGTTGGCCGACTCCTGCCAGGTCGCACCGCCCAGGTCGAGCCAGGCGACGGTGGTGTCGACCCAGGACTGGCCGTCCTCGGCCAGCTTCGCGATGGCGTCGAACGCGGCGAGCCGCCAGATGCCGCGGCGGGCGTCGGCGCTGTGCGGGCCCAGCTTCCTCAGCCGGTCCAGTGCGTAGTCCCGGGCCCCTGGGAGCCTCAGCAGGGCCTGGGCGGGATCGCGACGGTGCCCTTCGTCGGTCGTGAGGTAGGCCTCGAAGGCCGCGGCGAGATCGGCATCGGCCCGGTGGCCACGGATCACCGGCGCAGGCACCTCGCGCACCCCCTGAAGACCGTCACAGACCTCGGCAGCGTCGTCCGGCCCGCGAACGCGCCGTTTCGCCAGTAAATCAGTGGTCTGTTTGACCGTCCAGACCCGCGCGGCCCCGCCCGGAAGGTCATCCGGGCGGGGCCGACGCGTGCCCATGTGATGGCTACTTGTAGCTGACCACCAGCTGCTGGCCCACCGACTGGGCCGGCGCCTTGACGGTGAGGGTGTGGGACGCGCTGTCCCACGTCCACTTGTCCGCCCTGACCCTGGTGCCGTTGATCGACACCGACGTCGGTGCCTGGGCGTTCTGGAACGCGATGGTCCATGCCCGCTGGCGCACCTGGCCGGTGAAGGTCCCCTTCGCCGGGGCGATGGTCACCTTGTGGTCGGCGTAGCGGATCTCGGTCGTCGCGCTCTGGGCGGTGTTCGTGGTCGTTCCGTTGTCCTCGTAGAGGGTGAAGGATCCCGGTGTGCCTTCGGCGACGGTCGCCGTGGCGTTGGTGAGCGGGTTCTGGTCGTCGTTGGCGACGGTGCCGGTGCGGGTCGCCATGATGCCGCCGGACTTGATGAACACCGGCATGGTGTCCAGCCCGGCCGTGATGTTCTGGACCGTGCCGCCCTGGTAGGTCTGTCCGGTGAAGTAGTCCGTCCAGGAGCTGCCGGCCGGGAACCACACCTGGGTGGTCGCCGAGTCGCCCGCCGTGGTCACCGGCGCCACCAGGACGTCCGGGCCGTAGAAGTACTCGCTGTCGTCGAACGCGTAGGCGTCCTGCTGGTCCGGGTACTGCAGGTAGGTCGGCCGGGTCACCGGGACGCCGGTCGCAGCGGCCTGATGGGCCAGCGTGTAGGTGTACGGCACCAGGTCCTCGCGCAGGTTCAGGAACTTCTCCGCGGAGTCCTTCGCGGCCGTACCGTACTGCCACGGCAGCCGGTCGCTGTGGTTGCCGTGCAGCCGGTCCACGGGCTGGAAGGCGCCGAGCTGCACCCAGCGCGCGTACAGGTCGTCCGGCAGCTTGGTGCTGCCGGGCTCGGCGCCGGTGGTCTGGTCGCCGGCGTTGTTGAAGCCGCCGATGTCGTGGCTCACCGCCGACAGGCCGGTCGAGGCCGACTCGCCGGGGGTGTAGCCGACCTCCATGGCGAGCGTGGCCCAGCTGGAGGTGGTGTCGCCGGTGAAGTGCACCGTGGTGCGCTTGTCGGCCCACGGCCCGGTGGCCAGCCCGACCGAGCCGCTGTAGCCGCCGGCGTTGAGCGAGGAGTAGGCCCGCGAGAACGCGAAGCCGCGGCCGACGGTGGAGTCGGTGTCCCACGCGTAGTTCTGGTTGATCCACGAGTCCGGCGTGACGCCGGCCAGCGAGGAGGTGGAGCTGTCACAGCACCAGTCCAGCCACCAGAAGTCGTCGCCCTGGTTCTGGATCTGCTGGTGCAGGCCGAAGTACGCCGACAGCTGCGCCGGGTTGCCCCAGTCGAAGCAGTACTGCCCCGAGCCGCACGACGGCAGCGAGCCGCCGGCCGCCGCCAGCGCCGCCGGGTACTGCGGGTCGGCCTGCTGGACGCTCGGGTGCACGTTGAGCGTGGTGTGCAGGCCCTGCGAGTGCGCCCACGCGAAGTACGCGCTGGGGTCGGGGAACTTGGAGGAGTCCATCTCCCAGCCGTCCCAGGTGCTCACGGCCTTGAAGTCGGTGTCCGTGACCAGGACGTCCAGCGGCGTGTTCTGCGACCGGAAGGTCGGCAGGATGGTGTTCTCGTAGTCGGCCGCGGTGTGGTCGTAGTACTCGGAGTACCAGACGCCGTAGGCCCAGCGCGGCAGGAGCTCGGACGGGCCGGTCAGCGTGGCCAGGTCCTTGAGTCCCTGCTGGTAGTCCTGGCCGTAGCCGAACACGTAGCCGTCCTGGTAGGGCTTGCCGCCGGTGGACGGACGCTGCGACACCTGGTGCGCCGAGCTGTTGAAGATCGCGGAGGCGGTGTCGTCCAGCAGCGTCCACCCGTCCTGGTAGAGCAGGCCGGGCGTGCTCAGGACCTCGCCGTTCTGGCCGTCCAGGCCGCGCCGGTAGCCGCCGAGCGCGGCGTGCGGGGCCAGCAGCGGGGTGCCGTTCTTGACGACCGCGACGGTGTCGAGGTTGACGTGGCAGGCGTCCGCGGTGGGGCAGCCGAGGGTCACCGTGTTGTCGCCGGCCGCCAGGGTGACGGGGATCGAGACGGTGCGCCAGCTGTCCCAGCTGCTGGTCGGCGCGAGCGTGGTCGTGGCCGGGGCGCCGGTGCCGACGGCGACCGAGATGGTGCGCGGGTTGGCAGCCCCGGTCTGGCCGAGGTCGGTCTGCCAGTTCGCGTAGCGCAGCTGCAGTTGGTAGGCGCCGGCCTGCGGCACACCGGTCACGGC carries:
- a CDS encoding TIM-barrel domain-containing protein is translated as MPIRPPRRARWRFATAAVTAGFVLAGTVTAVSASAASAATAQSAAKRAVVSGDARFEVLSPTLIRTEYAGNGVFENDPTFNAIGRDGFTPTHFTKSTANGWLTIDTGQEQLRYKVGSGPFTAGNLIITERAGKQSVTSQPWAPPPMPTCQFGVLCEAEGLNLNGVSVASDHSGFTGTGFAAGFQATGNSLSFQVTAATAGTYELATRYANSTGGDGQNVTRTLSVTVGSGAAARLSLPTTANWDTWAVATAPVTLNAGANTVTIARTASDSGNVNLDSLAVVTPGASYPGPGAPQAQPCAFGTICQAESGALTGGASLQNNHNDYAGAGFVGGLSSTTAADAIAVTGVPQAGAYQLQLRYANWQTDLGQTGAANPRTISVAVGTGAPATTTLAPTSSWDSWRTVSIPVTLAAGDNTVTLGCPTADACHVNLDTVAVVKNGTPLLAPHAALGGYRRGLDGQNGEVLSTPGLLYQDGWTLLDDTASAIFNSSAHQVSQRPSTGGKPYQDGYVFGYGQDYQQGLKDLATLTGPSELLPRWAYGVWYSEYYDHTAADYENTILPTFRSQNTPLDVLVTDTDFKAVSTWDGWEMDSSKFPDPSAYFAWAHSQGLHTTLNVHPSVQQADPQYPAALAAAGGSLPSCGSGQYCFDWGNPAQLSAYFGLHQQIQNQGDDFWWLDWCCDSSTSSLAGVTPDSWINQNYAWDTDSTVGRGFAFSRAYSSLNAGGYSGSVGLATGPWADKRTTVHFTGDTTSSWATLAMEVGYTPGESASTGLSAVSHDIGGFNNAGDQTTGAEPGSTKLPDDLYARWVQLGAFQPVDRLHGNHSDRLPWQYGTAAKDSAEKFLNLREDLVPYTYTLAHQAAATGVPVTRPTYLQYPDQQDAYAFDDSEYFYGPDVLVAPVTTAGDSATTQVWFPAGSSWTDYFTGQTYQGGTVQNITAGLDTMPVFIKSGGIMATRTGTVANDDQNPLTNATATVAEGTPGSFTLYEDNGTTTNTAQSATTEIRYADHKVTIAPAKGTFTGQVRQRAWTIAFQNAQAPTSVSINGTRVRADKWTWDSASHTLTVKAPAQSVGQQLVVSYK